In Parabacteroides timonensis, the following proteins share a genomic window:
- a CDS encoding type II toxin-antitoxin system PemK/MazF family toxin, protein MVEQYEVYWVELDPTRGGEMAKTRPCVVVTPSDLNMYLTIVVIAPITSTIRNYPYRVLCSVAGREGEIATDQIRTVDKSRIKRKIGELNNREIEELKEVFRQMFCE, encoded by the coding sequence ATGGTAGAACAGTATGAAGTGTATTGGGTAGAGTTAGACCCTACCCGTGGGGGTGAAATGGCAAAGACACGGCCATGTGTTGTTGTCACTCCTTCAGATTTGAATATGTACCTTACAATAGTAGTCATTGCTCCGATAACCTCCACGATAAGGAACTATCCTTACCGGGTTCTGTGTTCTGTAGCCGGGCGTGAAGGAGAGATAGCCACTGATCAAATTCGCACGGTGGATAAAAGCCGTATAAAACGAAAAATTGGAGAACTTAACAACAGGGAAATAGAGGAACTGAAAGAAGTGTTCCGACAAATGTTTTGTGAATGA
- a CDS encoding ATP-dependent helicase: protein MCKIKLSPKQQEIASLTDGAVLVRASAGSGKTRVLVERIKMLAGMTKRKVLAITFTNKACEEIRTRLAEVDENLLEHVFVATFHGLCESIIESHIAATRFVTMPQIFADDDRKKILEDTITETPSLSQWYRGLNDKERRETLYRALDNISLIKRSVILDDELYNVIKDEQMRNLYLSYREQMDSLNAIDFDDLLLNAYQLLIHNPRIGDLYRRSFTYICVDEARDLNKAQYMVLRAITGGEHKNVMLVGDTKQSIYAFNGSSSKYMDDWFVKDYNPTVYNLNENYRSAKAILDYAQKVVHDDTLDVTLPYTGVCKEYAYDTPCEEAQEVVSGIKSLVGTEIEGYDGKLNYSDIAVLARNKFVLGKIEEQLKSSSLPYHYKTTGAGLEFASTAAKAFDLAMVVRTNPYDRLHLDMLQSIVGVSHCKSLEQVVENISDAFLKEVVQQASLLKDDGSNMYQTVKSILNTLKASNASEFKSTDEVLAVFDEFELLKHHWSSYAKSVTNYSLSAFRNAMSLGQTSVTSSDGEGVTLSTVHTMKGQQAVVVFLVGMDEGTFPDYRAIKKGNNSIEMQQEKNNLYVAITRAQRHLYICYPQKRKMPWGDWSPRKKSSLLPK from the coding sequence ATGTGTAAGATAAAGTTATCTCCCAAACAACAAGAAATTGCATCATTGACAGATGGTGCAGTTTTAGTACGTGCAAGTGCTGGTAGTGGCAAGACGAGAGTGCTTGTGGAACGTATAAAAATGTTGGCTGGTATGACCAAGCGTAAGGTATTGGCAATTACATTTACCAACAAAGCCTGTGAGGAGATTAGAACAAGACTTGCAGAAGTGGATGAAAATCTACTGGAACATGTTTTTGTTGCTACTTTCCATGGTCTATGTGAATCAATCATTGAAAGCCATATTGCCGCTACTAGGTTTGTGACAATGCCACAAATTTTTGCAGATGACGATAGAAAGAAAATCTTGGAAGACACAATTACTGAGACTCCATCTTTAAGCCAGTGGTATAGAGGACTGAATGATAAAGAACGTAGGGAAACTCTTTATCGGGCATTGGATAATATCAGCCTTATAAAACGGTCTGTGATTTTAGATGACGAACTGTATAATGTTATTAAAGATGAGCAGATGCGTAATCTATATTTAAGTTATAGAGAGCAGATGGATTCACTAAACGCAATTGATTTTGATGATTTGTTGCTTAATGCTTATCAATTACTGATACATAATCCAAGAATTGGAGACTTATATCGAAGAAGTTTTACATACATTTGTGTGGACGAGGCTCGGGATTTAAACAAGGCTCAATACATGGTTCTTCGTGCGATTACTGGTGGTGAGCATAAGAACGTAATGCTGGTTGGTGACACCAAACAATCCATATATGCCTTTAATGGTTCAAGTAGTAAATATATGGATGATTGGTTTGTGAAGGACTACAATCCGACCGTATATAACCTAAATGAGAATTATCGAAGTGCGAAGGCTATTTTGGATTATGCACAAAAGGTAGTGCATGATGACACCTTAGATGTAACCTTACCTTATACAGGCGTTTGTAAGGAATATGCTTATGATACACCATGTGAGGAAGCACAAGAAGTCGTAAGTGGTATAAAATCATTGGTTGGTACTGAAATAGAAGGTTATGACGGGAAATTGAATTATTCTGATATTGCAGTACTTGCTAGAAATAAATTCGTTCTTGGAAAGATTGAAGAGCAATTAAAAAGTAGTAGCCTGCCGTATCATTATAAAACTACGGGAGCAGGTTTGGAATTTGCATCCACTGCTGCTAAAGCTTTTGATTTGGCTATGGTAGTACGAACCAATCCCTATGATAGACTGCATCTTGATATGTTGCAGTCTATAGTAGGCGTGAGCCATTGCAAATCGTTAGAACAAGTCGTAGAAAATATTAGCGATGCATTCTTAAAAGAAGTCGTGCAGCAAGCCTCACTGTTGAAAGATGATGGTAGTAATATGTATCAAACTGTCAAATCTATATTGAACACTTTAAAAGCCTCTAATGCTTCGGAATTTAAGTCAACAGATGAAGTTTTGGCTGTTTTTGATGAATTTGAATTGTTAAAACATCATTGGAGTTCTTATGCTAAGAGTGTAACAAATTATTCTTTGTCTGCTTTTCGTAATGCAATGTCGTTGGGACAAACCTCTGTCACTTCTTCGGACGGAGAAGGGGTTACATTGAGTACAGTTCACACTATGAAAGGCCAACAAGCTGTAGTAGTATTCCTTGTGGGTATGGATGAGGGGACATTCCCTGATTATCGTGCTATTAAAAAAGGGAACAATAGCATTGAAATGCAACAAGAGAAAAATAACCTATATGTTGCAATTACTAGAGCTCAAAGACATCTTTATATTTGTTACCCTCAAAAAAGAAAGATGCCTTGGGGTGATTGGTCTCCAAGAAAAAAATCCAGCTTGCTTCCCAAGTAA
- a CDS encoding HU family DNA-binding protein: MTKSEIVKEISASTGIDGKVVLAVVEGFMNEVKTSLGKEENVYLRGFGSFIVKKRAQKTARNISKNTTMIIPAHNIPVFKPSEEFLTMVKMGKQ, from the coding sequence ATGACTAAATCGGAAATCGTAAAGGAAATATCTGCCAGCACTGGCATCGACGGCAAAGTGGTGCTTGCTGTTGTGGAAGGATTCATGAATGAGGTAAAAACTTCGTTGGGTAAGGAGGAAAATGTCTATCTTCGTGGATTCGGTAGTTTTATAGTGAAGAAGAGAGCGCAAAAGACAGCCCGGAATATCTCTAAGAATACCACTATGATTATCCCGGCTCATAACATACCGGTATTTAAACCATCTGAAGAATTTTTGACAATGGTAAAAATGGGTAAACAATGA